In the Necator americanus strain Aroian chromosome X, whole genome shotgun sequence genome, GTCgacaaaaaaagcgaaacacAACATTTCTCCCTTTTTCTAAATGTCTAGTGCATggtttttctgggattttgcGGCAGACATCTGGTTTAGAAGCTATGGGCCGTCCGCAGCTGTCCTGAATCTCTTTTTCATCTTGACACTCTAACGAATCTGTCAGTTTTGAACAGCACATTGACATTTGCTTCGGTAGTGTGTTTCATAGAGCTAACATCCATCAAAACGAAGTATCCACTCATGTCAGAATTATTTCGGGTCGAAAAATCCCGGAGAATTCCCACTTTTTGGTTGCCATAGCAGTGGTTTCTTGAACAAATCAACGACTGGTTCTGTCGTGCCTGAAACTGGCAGAGCGCCTATTGCGAAAAAGTAAAACGTCGAATTTGAACGAATAAGGTTCTTTGGAAGTTGGTTTAGCTGTGTCATAGTAGTGGACCTTCTAAAGGGAACGTTTGGGAAATTATTTGATGCTAGGAAATCCGCTCATAAATTTAGGAATCAAAGTGGATTACTTGTGAAATTACTCGacaaaataactaaatcacaATTTCACCGTTTTGAGTTATAAACTGATACTTCGAGTGGTTCTGATGCCTTTGATTCTTGGATTTGTAGATGGTAAACTTGCAAACTACAGTCAAAATTTTAATGCGCATTAATGGACAGCCGGGATGCCGAGCACTGAATCTCGCCAAGGTATAGTCGACGCGATGTGCCTTGAATTATGGAGGTGCAGAGGAGAAGAGTGAGAAAGACGCGTTGCGTTCATCCGCTGCAACGTATTCGACGCTGACTGTGTTACCTTCATAAACCTCTTTTTCAAGGGGAACTATTCGTGAGCGAAATCAACGTTTGGAAGATTGCGAAGTTATGCTGTCTTTCAGATTATTGTTACATCTAGGATTTCTAATAAAGATATTTACATAAACAGGTAGAAAGTGACTGCTCTACTGTTGTTTAAACACTGTTTCCTCTCAGACATTACTGTTGCTCCCGATCTTTTGTTTAGGTCCAGATTAGGAATCTAGGAAATGAAACATAATTTCGAGCGAGATCAATTGCTCCTAATTACTATCGTAAGATTAAAACGAACTGATTTATGGTGGAGTTTTGTAAGTGGCTGTGCACGAAGCGGCGCAATGGGACCCTCATTAGCCAATTGGAGCTAAGGAATGTCCCTCACCGGGCGCAACCACAtatgcaattgcaccacaaatTGGGTTAAATtggttttgactcgactgtagATGCAATAACACTGTTGTTTTTCGGTTGTGATAGAAATACATCGATAATCAATTCGTATCCTTTATGACACATTATCAATTCTGTGGCGAATTATAAGATTAATtcacaaaaatgtttaaatgTAGACGAAGTTCTAATGAATGTTCTGCTATATCTCAGTAGTGTAAGCACAGTATTTGCAATGAGACCATTCCACCCTTTACTATCACTTACTAGGAATTCTTTTCACGTTTTcggtaggaaaaaaaaggagattttttgattttcttggcTAAGAAGCTAAATCTTGCCCTCTTGAGCTCCTTGATACCTGGAAACGCCTatactttttgaaattggTATATTCTCCATTTATTATGTTTGTGTTAGTTGATATTGGTGTTGTTAGTAGTAGTATTCAATGtgtaagatttttgaaaaactttgttATTCTCTCTGCATTCCTTTCATCTTCGTTACTGTGCCTTCTTTTAAATCAtacataaattaattattttcaaataatcattCTTCTTGtagtttctcttctttttttcttacttggaTGTTATTGTATGAATTGAGTAATAATAACTGTATTCCAAAGTTCTTCTGAATATATTCAATTAAGGCGGCGGTCAGTATGGCGATGTTTACGAAGGATACTGGAAACGCCATGAACGGACTGTTGCTGTGAAAACTTTGAAggtaatatttttgtttgtacaAACGTAATCCTTGTGTATActattttcaaaagtaaatCCTTTGTTTTTAAAGGAAGATGCAATGGCTTTACATGATTTCCTAGCCGAAGCTGCTATAATGAAAGATCTTCATCACAAGAATCTTGTACAGTTACTAGGGGTTTGCACACGAGAAGCACCTTTCTACATAATCACCGAGTATATGTGTAACGGTAATTTGTTAGAATATCTAAGGTTCGTTTCCTTTtctgtgggtttttttttctcccggaACTTTTTGTAAAACTTTTTTGATTCTAGAAAATCGGACCGATCGAAGTTACCACCGACGGTGTTGATGTATATGGCTACTCAGATCGCATCAGCAATGGCTTATTTGGAGTCGAGGAACTTTATTCATAGGTAGGAGATGTTctatatcctttttttcaaacgcttGTATGGGGCTGTTTGGATTGGTTTATCCTATTAATATTTGtagcaattgtttttttttcacattcaattaaaatataattatGTCTACTTGTTATTTATCTGttgattattatattaatcGGGCTTGGAGCTTCCTTTCCGCATGGCATTGaactttttattcttcaaaacTAATCCCACCCTACCAAGTTgcattttattaaattttggTAAGTTAAGGTAACTTTCGCTAATCTAGTAATGCACAGCTATTGCAAAATTTGAGTGCTATTCTCCAAACAAGACGAACACATTGGAGTATTTTTCTAAATGCTGTTTTTCAAGTAGTGAATATAATGAAATGGAATTATTTTATGCTGTGGTGCTGACTGATCGTACTCGTTGTATGATTTCACTTCAACAAATGTAGTAATCTCagctagatttttttctgtttactatttttctttcagtatttctaaaattctttGTGTTGCAGAGATCTCGCAGCTCGGAATTGTCTTGTTGGCAGCGAAAATGTTGTAAAAGTAGCAGATTTTGGCTTGGCACGTTTTATGAGAGAAGATACGTACACAGCTCACGCGGGTGCAAAATTCCCGATCAAATGGACAGCTCCTGAAGGGCTCGCCTTCAATACATTCAGTACAAAAAGCGATGTAAATTTTTACGATTGAGTTCCGATCATGTCTCACCTTATCCGCTGTACTTCAGGTTTGGGCCTTCGGAGTCTTGCTTTGGGAAATTGCAACGTATGGTATGGCACCATATCCCGGAGTGGACTTATCGAATGTTTATTCTTTGCTCGAAAAAGGATTCCGCATGGATTCGCCGCCTGGATGCCCACCTAGTGTCTATCGTCTGATGCTACAGTGGTGCGATTTTGTTCCCTTCTTGTATTTCTTCCTTCtggtatgatttttttttgtatatctTATTCTAGCTGGATTTGGTCTCCTAGCGATCGACCGCGATTTCGTGATATACATGCGAGTTTAGAATCACTGTTCCCACATTCCAACATTGATGAAGAGGTGAATCAAATGAAACCTTTCCTATTACCACAAAATATGCTTTCACCCTTAGGTGGATCGCCAATTGGAAAAATCCCGTCTCACTTCCCAACGTCGCTCCCGTCGCAGCGATGTCGTTCCCGTATCAGCGGTACGATTCCAAGACACAAATAATCGACGCTCCTTCAGTGGAGCTGGCGCTTCTCAAAGAGCTTCCGCAGAAGTATTTCCACCACCTCCGCTGCGATCTTCGCATCATGAGTCATCGCTACAGGAATCAGCTCAACCATCTGTACGATTTTTGggtatttttaattttattccaaTTCCACAAATTTACAGGATTTTTTCAGCTTTCATCGTTCCGCGATCCAACTGCTGATCAGCTTCGACCAACTCCACGTCATCTACCGCTTCCAACTCCTCCACAATCCTCTAAGCCCAAGTTGCTGAAGACAGCACTGAGCAACGCATCTCATTCAATGGATCGCGGACAAGGCAATGGTGATTTGTTGCTTTGGGGATATTTGTCCTTTTATTGTActatattttcgttttttttagaagaggtCCTTATTTCACCACTTGCGGAGAAGAATCTCCGGAAGGCCATAAGTCGTTTTGGAACGTTGCCAAAAACTGATCGAATAGATGCATATTTGGAATCGATGAAGAGGGATCAACCAGGTTTGTATCCTTTTTCTGCTACTTAAGAGTTAAGGAAAAAGATTGGTACTATCCGGAATCGCTTTCAGTAACACTAGAAACATTGATCTCTTAATCACGTTGTCTTTGAAGTTATGTGATTcctagaataaaaatatgagaagaTGAGagttttcgttcatttttccatattttttgcgCTGTTTCGAGATATCTTTAATCGGAGACTTCTTCTTGCTTATTTGGGACATTCCAGACAACTCGGATGTTGGTGACGCGGAATCTACAGGAATGGGCCATGCCCTCTCTGATGATTCTTTGGATGAGCTTCCTATTCCTGATCCTATGGAGGGCAAGAGCCAGGTACGTGAAACATCGTCATAAAGTTAATTCCTTCCTTAGTAAGGAAATACTCCAGGTGCTAGTACAGTTGAAGTCCCGCCTAAAGAAAACTTCATCGGAATCACCAGTTTCTCCGGAATCTAGCCAGTTTACGAGTAGTCCACCTGAGTCTTCTGCGCCACGATCGAGTAAGCTTGTTGTCACTCGTCCAGCTCCAGAACCTCCTACTCGCTCCAACGCGGCATCTTTACCAGTCCTTCCTAAGACGGATAGTGGCAAGAAGAAAGTGGACAAGGTAGGGGTCAAGTTGCTCGCTGCGTTGTTTGCTTTGTATTGTGTTCAGTGTTGCTTTGGCTGCTTTGTCTTCctgctttcttttcgtttGCTGAATGCAGTTTTGCATGCCAAGTTTATGTGTTCTATGTTTGTTAGGTGGATGGATTTTGTCAAACGGATTCGCAAACCACCGGTTGGAAGCCTAGACGGTCAGCAAAGCGCGGTCCTCTTGAAAGGGTATGAGGAACTTGATTAACCCCATTTTTTCGTACCTACTAACCCAAAAGTCATTGAACCCTGCTTACCATACAAATTTCTAAAGCGTTCGAATTTATTGGCGCCATgcagtcctttttttcaagaaaacttGCAAACGGCGAAatatttgggttttttttttgctccgaCTTCATGTCGCAAATTATATAGTGTACCCTTCTATTGCGATGTAGTTGGGGGTTCTTGTGGATTTGTAGCTAGTTTCTAGGATCTGCGGAATAGATGCTTCCAAATGACCGTCGGAATTGCCATGTTGAATTTGTTTCTGTAATCTGTGACAAACATAACGAAAATAGTTCtaacggttttttttgtgcttcaaAGTGGCAAGAAATTTAATacgtttttctcttaataataGAAACTGTGTGATTAGACTTCACTTCCTGAAAGATTCCGTGTAAGATCAAAAACGCATTAATTTCATTCCACACTTCTTTGAGTTGATTATTTGTCTATCTGTCCTGTTTGTATTGTCTATGCATGACTTCTAATCATACCTAGTTATTCGTTTATTAGGTGAATCATATTCGAATTAAGCGCGAAGGAAAACTCGGCGATGAACTGGCAGAAGGTGAACTAAAGGCCAGGATTCGAACGTTACGTCATGTTGAAAAACCAGATGATAAGAGCACGTCTGAATTTGTTGCAAACTCAGCCGATGAAACTGCCTCTACGTCATCAGCATCCGCGCCCGAAGTAGCTCGAGTTAGACAGCTTATCACTCAGAAGGTTTGTAACTCTTCATTCCTACTCTTTCATATATTATGGACAAATAAATAGACTTTAAGTACAATTAAACAAACATATATGAATGTAAGGATTTCGTTCCCCATCCACTACTTCAATTATTCGTTTCGCAGCAACATGACGGTAATTTAGGGCTTTGACAGTAGTGTCACTAATAACTTTATTAAACCtgatttattaaaattaatagtCAAAAGAGCGATACCAGCGCTCTTTTGACTAGTGATAAGTGATAATGATGATATTTTAAGGCTTTAAGAGATAATAGATGTACCTCTTTATCCTCTTGTGTTATCGTTTTTGGAAGGAATATTGTTGATACTCTTTATATGTGTGGAGAgagtagagaagaaaaaaagaaaagtttgtcTCACGTACGAACCACTCACTACCTTGTGAAAAAGATAAACGAGCCACTGGTGGATTATTTACGCTGTTGTTGATTTGTTAGAAGTTTACAGAGTACAGGTGCTGACACGATATCTGTAACATAAGTCGACCAACATCTGATTTTACGAAAGCATTGCAATATTTTGTTTGCAACAGGACACGAAACATAAAGTCTAACTTGataacttcttctttttttttgaattttaatttagaAAGGGACCCCACCTGCGTatttattctcaaaaaattcaataaaattttccttaGTTCCGTAACACACCAGGGTTCTTCGTTGCTACTGACATTAACGTTGTGTTTTTACGTTCATACTGACATTTCTTCTCCTCATGGTTAGGAATGTAATTTTGTGcatattttagaataaaagaGCATGTCTGTTGAAGTATCACCTCATAAATGCGATTTTAAGTCACTTGACAAAAGCTTTGAGATGGACCCCTTTCCGAAAACTTCGTTATTGTACTTTCCATCAcgcaaaaattactttttctttaatttttgaagataattCCCATTCTAGGTTGCACCGCTACAGCATCATCGGCCCTTCTCTGTGCAGGCCTCCTCTGATGATTCGGACTCGTCCGCATCCACCCTAGCAGTGAATATGAAGCATGTAGAAAAACGAAACGGTGGCTCGGACTCTGACGGACCTCGCCCATTCAGCACACTCCAAAGACCGAaggtttttacttttttgattaCTTTAACATAAGCATAccttatatttataatttctGTTGGATTTTCCCCATTTTATACAGATAATTTTCTATTATAGCTCAGAGAAGTAGTATCGAAAGATCGTGTTCCTTCCGCTAACGAAGAGCTCGATTCGGGCATGGTTCGCACTCAATCGTTGAGAGACATCACGACGAAATTTGAGAAACTCACAGCGGCTCCGACTAAAAGTATGTACGAATTTCTCCTAGAATATATTTGTTTACGAGATTCACACTAGGTGAATAGGGCGAGTCTGACTTCGTAtcaccacttttttctagTGCTTATTTTTAGTTCGAAAAAAGCAATGCTAATAGATCCACAAAGATCTGTTGTTGCTCCTCATACACAGGGGAAGTTTATACGGGCTGCTGGATATCAATCAGGTCCTAATTATGCGCCTACTTGTAACATAAGCCCTGAGCTATCCCTGGTTGAATGATTGTTATTTTCTCGTAACCTTAATTCTGATAacaaaagattttgaagtatTATTCGCTATTTGCTACGctttccaaaaattaattCTCCTTATGGATCTAGTTTTCTAAATCTCTTGTATGAGTTCTTTCTAacaactttttgaaatttttttgatcaCTTTCAAAGTCATGACTCTGTTTGTTTTCACGCATTTGTCAGCGTTAGttacttgaatttttgaacCAGTATCCAGTCACTTCCAATTAGTCTGGAAAGTTACCACATGTCGCTCAAAACTACTGTTTAACTATTTACTGAAGTGATTCCCTAATTCAGGAGTTTTGGAAAGGTTCCCTCAGACCTGCACTGACCCTTGGGAAATTGTTGAATTCATTATCTATAATATTCGATCCAAAAATATGGCTACTGCAGAAATAGCAGTTTTTTGTGTCAATGTTATTTTAGCTTATGTGAACTATCAAggcaaaaatgaaggaaaactaTCAAACATGAAGCGAAGGAGCCTGACATTAATTGCTTTGAATCAACGACGATTAGCTCATGACTGATGTGACATTTCGGGATCCAAGTTCCCAGAAAAATCTCCTAAGTTTTTTGAGCACTTCAGAATAAGATCGGATTTTTATCTGATTACTGCAGCAATTTTATATTACTTGATGGTTGAAATGAACTCATATAGAAATAAGAGAGCGATTTTTTGGTCGCGAGAAAATTGTCTGATGATACGTGTGTTGGTGGGATTCAATTTAGTGTTTACTAAgcttgttttaaatttttttctttccgaaactTTGTTTATATCATTAGGATGTTGCTTAACACCtttatttctgcaaattcAGCTCCAATCTCAGTTCGCGGTGGACTTGTTGGGACAGCTGCGAACAAACGCTTTTCTCTTCTGGAATCTAAGCCACATTCCTCATCTGTTACATCAGAGACGAGTCCCAGTAGTAGTCCGGACGATGTGGTTGCTACACCGCTGTCTAGTTGTGAACAGCAAAGTGTAAGTAAGGTGAGGAAAACGTCATCGTTACATctgattcttttatttttattatttacctttttcatcattcacctttatccttcttattattctcatttatttatttatttgctattaTACCATCCTGTAAGTGCTTCTATATTTAGGAATCACTACTGGCCTTATATCGCACTCTCGAAGGATGTATGCGTGATCTTCGCAACGAAAGAGTCGGACGCGTAACGCAGACATCTCGTACTGACTCTCGACTTGCGATGCTGATCCGACTTAGCGACGTCATGCAACAATTTCACTCAACCTGTGCCATCTACGCTGAACAAATCACTCCGCATAGTAAATTCCGATATCGGTTAGTGGAAAAGTGATCATAGAAATTCTGGTAACAAAAAATACTTGATGATAAATTGTTTACATTTTCAGTGAGCTATTAAATCGTCTGGAAGTGTTTGTACGCCAGTTACGTACATGCGCATCCGGATCGGCAAATAATCCAGACTTTGCTGAATCACATATCCTTCCTCAATTCGAGGTCACTTTTCGTCAAATACTACAACTAATCAACCGTTGATGtactcttcaagaaaaaaaagaaagtagttTCTGTATATAAACATTTTCAATTGACTTCAGATTATTCACTTTAAAACGTATGGGTAGTTTATTGGCTGCTAAACATAgtagcgatttttttctttcttgtgatTTCCTTCTACAatttaatgttgttttcaaggaaatttccACGAACTAGACCCTATTACTGCCACATTTCGCTATGTactgcgtttttttcttgtactgtATTCGCTTTGATGTCATATTTCCCGTATGTCTTCCAGCCTTTCTTTACACTGGTGCTAATTTACCCTACGCATGATTTTAGCTAGATATTTTCATATAATTTCTGTTACCTAGCGGTACTCATTTAGTTGCCGTTCCAAACGTGCTCACATTAATTGGTGGTGTTTTTGACCGTAAACCTGTAGCCAACGTTACAATTCTGTCCGGGTCATTCTTTCTCCTTGACGTTGTTCCTCTTTACAAAATGTTTAACTGATCTGCTCTTTCTTATCGGATGCATtgatgtgcttttttttctaatttcaagCTAATGCTGAACAGTTGCTTAGCATAAGTTATGTATAACTGCTATTTATGATCACTTCATAAACAAAGTTTACGATTTGGTTATTTTTTAGAGCACAGAAAAGAATAAGGAGCCAGCTTCGAATTGAGTACCACATAGTAGCTGCTAGATATTGATACAACAGTCATTATTTTGAACGAGAAAAATCCGCCGGTACTTCTTTGcaaagtaaatgaaaaaaacaacaaagttgTAGTTTATTCTGGCAACACGCACAAGAAACAGTAAGAATCGTCTAATCCATCATGAGATCGTAAATATTATAAAACTGTATTGTTATAATGTTCCTGTGGTATACTCGAAATGCTACgcatttggaaaaaaggtgATGAAACAGCGGAAAAATAGAATTGCTTAGCCGAACCGAACGGACGAAGCCCAACTGCTTGCTCGTTTCCCGAATCTCACTTGATTTGCCCATCGTTTTTGATATGGTCCTTGGAAAAAGGGCTGtaattgcaaaattttcttcgacaCATGTCCTAACAAGCGTTTAAATCgtggtttattttttatcagtTCTTCAAAGTTGTGCTGCCTAGTCTTCACTTTTGATATTCTAGTATCTTGACTAGTATTACAAAATTGTAGCACGTTCTAGTATTTGTAGTTATTTCCAAGCACACTACGTGCCGTTGAGATCATAATTCTACTTATTCCTGGCTGATTGCTGATTTGGCGCTGTTCTTCTGATTATTGTTTGAATTAGACTAGTAAAGAGGGCTTACTGTGTCCTGCCATGAATCCAAGTAGGCCACGTCCACATCTTGCCTTGCATCGTCTAGTGAGGGATACGCTAGCACTGAAATACATGAAGTCCTATgcttgaggaaaaaatgtggtgaaataagaatacaaaaataatttttaaaaggcAGTGCTCATGATGACCAAAAAAAATGGCTATAAATGGATTAAGCTACAAAACGGTTACGTAAACCATATCCTAGCTGGAATgtgaaacaaatttaaaaaaggtggAATTTTTCCCAGCTTCAGTTTTTCGTACAAATTGTAAATTGTGCGGAAGAAGGAAACTACGAGTACAAAAGGAATAGTGGTCTAAGgactcactttttctttgtttggacTCTATAGTGCAACCTTATTGAGCTAAAGTGAACTGTTAAGGATAATTatgttttacttattttttggcTATGAAAACCAAAACTTCAAAGACCATCTCGAAACAATCGAATTTTTCCCATCCACACAtcaaaaagacagaaaaaccTTAATTTGCGATTGCAAAATTGTGGCAGATCTTGCATTACCACAAAAAGAGTGGCTTTTATTGCTAAATGGATAAATGTTGTGTTTTTAAAGATTATTTTCCTATGAGATTATGCACATATTGTGCTGAATAATTCCTggtgtttttcgtttttccggTTTCTCCTAAATGGACACTTCTTGGTGGAGTACTGAAA is a window encoding:
- a CDS encoding hypothetical protein (NECATOR_CHRX.G21950.T2), giving the protein MPRVLSPLNFVQGVHGVHLGVVRSGSHCRPTSYSVFRLALAVFDIMGGQQSSAKSDGSAASKHAAGDCSLFSAGCTESADWAESVAAIASVHDSDNMERRPSSVDTFRALHQRESSSWSSREDLLSASMGGGDDATSPLFITLYDFHGVGEEQLSIRKGDMVRVIGYNKAGEWCEARLAATRQSDLASQKRIGQIGWVPSSYIAPLNSLDKHSWYHGKVSRSESEYILGSGINGSFLVRESETSIGQYSISVRNDGRVYHYRINVDANDRLYITQDAKFKTLGELVHHHSVQADGLICNLLFPAPKKERPPCVFSLSPTQPDEWEVERTEIVMHNKLGGGQYGDVYEGYWKRHERTVAVKTLKEDAMALHDFLAEAAIMKDLHHKNLVQLLGVCTREAPFYIITEYMCNGNLLEYLRKSDRSKLPPTVLMYMATQIASAMAYLESRNFIHRDLAARNCLVGSENVVKVADFGLARFMREDTYTAHAGAKFPIKWTAPEGLAFNTFSTKSDVWAFGVLLWEIATYGMAPYPGVDLSNVYSLLEKGFRMDSPPGCPPSVYRLMLQCWIWSPSDRPRFRDIHASLESLFPHSNIDEEVDRQLEKSRLTSQRRSRRSDVVPVSAVRFQDTNNRRSFSGAGASQRASAEVFPPPPLRSSHHESSLQESAQPSLSSFRDPTADQLRPTPRHLPLPTPPQSSKPKLLKTALSNASHSMDRGQGNEEVLISPLAEKNLRKAISRFGTLPKTDRIDAYLESMKRDQPDNSDVGDAESTGMGHALSDDSLDELPIPDPMEGKSQVLVQLKSRLKKTSSESPVSPESSQFTSSPPESSAPRSSKLVVTRPAPEPPTRSNAASLPVLPKTDSGKKKVDKREGKLGDELAEGELKARIRTLRHVEKPDDKSTSEFVANSADETASTSSASAPEVARVRQLITQKVAPLQHHRPFSVQASSDDSDSSASTLAVNMKHVEKRNGGSDSDGPRPFSTLQRPKLREVVSKDRVPSANEELDSGMVRTQSLRDITTKFEKLTAAPTKTPISVRGGLVGTAANKRFSLLESKPHSSSVTSETSPSSSPDDVVATPLSSCEQQSVSKESLLALYRTLEGCMRDLRNERVGRVTQTSRTDSRLAMLIRLSDVMQQFHSTCAIYAEQITPHSKFRYRELLNRLEVFVRQLRTCASGSANNPDFAESHILPQFEVTFRQILQLINR
- a CDS encoding hypothetical protein (NECATOR_CHRX.G21950.T1) is translated as MDIENSIGHGKFTIDSVHLGVVRSGSHCRPTSYSVFRLALAVFDIMGGQQSSAKSDGSAASKHAAGDCSLFSAGCTESADWAESVAAIASVHDSDNMERRPSSVDTFRALHQRESSSWSSREDLLSASMGGGDDATSPLFITLYDFHGVGEEQLSIRKGDMVRVIGYNKAGEWCEARLAATRQSDLASQKRIGQIGWVPSSYIAPLNSLDKHSWYHGKVSRSESEYILGSGINGSFLVRESETSIGQYSISVRNDGRVYHYRINVDANDRLYITQDAKFKTLGELVHHHSVQADGLICNLLFPAPKKERPPCVFSLSPTQPDEWEVERTEIVMHNKLGGGQYGDVYEGYWKRHERTVAVKTLKEDAMALHDFLAEAAIMKDLHHKNLVQLLGVCTREAPFYIITEYMCNGNLLEYLRKSDRSKLPPTVLMYMATQIASAMAYLESRNFIHRDLAARNCLVGSENVVKVADFGLARFMREDTYTAHAGAKFPIKWTAPEGLAFNTFSTKSDVWAFGVLLWEIATYGMAPYPGVDLSNVYSLLEKGFRMDSPPGCPPSVYRLMLQCWIWSPSDRPRFRDIHASLESLFPHSNIDEEVDRQLEKSRLTSQRRSRRSDVVPVSAVRFQDTNNRRSFSGAGASQRASAEVFPPPPLRSSHHESSLQESAQPSLSSFRDPTADQLRPTPRHLPLPTPPQSSKPKLLKTALSNASHSMDRGQGNEEVLISPLAEKNLRKAISRFGTLPKTDRIDAYLESMKRDQPDNSDVGDAESTGMGHALSDDSLDELPIPDPMEGKSQVLVQLKSRLKKTSSESPVSPESSQFTSSPPESSAPRSSKLVVTRPAPEPPTRSNAASLPVLPKTDSGKKKVDKVDGFCQTDSQTTGWKPRRSAKRGPLERREGKLGDELAEGELKARIRTLRHVEKPDDKSTSEFVANSADETASTSSASAPEVARVRQLITQKVAPLQHHRPFSVQASSDDSDSSASTLAVNMKHVEKRNGGSDSDGPRPFSTLQRPKLREVVSKDRVPSANEELDSGMVRTQSLRDITTKFEKLTAAPTKTPISVRGGLVGTAANKRFSLLESKPHSSSVTSETSPSSSPDDVVATPLSSCEQQSVSKESLLALYRTLEGCMRDLRNERVGRVTQTSRTDSRLAMLIRLSDVMQQFHSTCAIYAEQITPHSKFRYRELLNRLEVFVRQLRTCASGSANNPDFAESHILPQFEVTFRQILQLINR
- a CDS encoding hypothetical protein (NECATOR_CHRX.G21951.T2); the protein is MLRHLLLLLFVIVCVLAYPSLDDARQDVDVAYLDSWQDTPFFQGPYQKRWANQVRFGKRASSWASSVRFG
- a CDS encoding hypothetical protein (NECATOR_CHRX.G21951.T1); the encoded protein is MSMSVIAFPRNFDLFMDVLAYPSLDDARQDVDVAYLDSWQDTPFFQGPYQKRWANQVRFGKRASSWASSVRFG